The segment CAGAAACCTACTGCTCTTTTGTTGGAATGTTCAGCAGAAGGGTGTGATTTTTTGACTGAGACCAAGCCTTCACATGTAGATTTGTATACTGATGCAGCGTCCATTCCGGCAGATAAATATGAACTGATAATAGCCGTAACGCCTTGGATGCATACCTATCCTGCTTTATGCCTACAGTATATTCCAAAGGTTTTACATGTAGGAATGGGATGTAAACGGGAAATGGAGGCGGACGTTCAGCTGTTGAAGAATCAGATTTTTACATCTTTGCAGGAACATCATCTCTCTGCCCAGGCAATTTGTTCCTTGGATTCGGTTGATATTAAAGAAAATGAAAAGGCCTTGGTGTTATTGGCCGATTCTTTGCATATTCCTTTTAATACCTATTCTACTGCAGAGTTGAGTGGAATAAATGTGCCGAATCCTTCTGCCATCGTGGAGTCGAATATTGGGATTCCGAGCGTGAGTGAGGCTTCAGCAATCAAGGCAGCTGGTGGTGGAACCTTAATTTTGCCTAAACAGATTTATCACGATGGAGATATTCAGTTTACTTGGGCTGTCGCTTTGGATAATGGAACAGCAAGGCGGGAAGGACATATTGAGATTGTAGGAGCTGGACCAGGTGATCCTGAGCTGGTTTCTGTCAGAGGTAAGCACTTTCTTCAACAAGCCGATTTAATTCTATATGCAGGAAGTCTGGTTCCTAAAGAATTAACTTATTATGCTAAACCGGGTGCCGTGGTCCGCAGTTCGGCTGATATGAATTTAGAGGAACAGTTTGCCCTTATGAAATCGTTTTATGAGAAAGGAAAGCTGGTTGTCCGGTTGCATACAGGTGATCCATGTCTTTATGGTGCTATTCAGGAACAGATGAATTATTTTGACCAGTATGGCATGGACTATCATATTACTCCGGGTATTTCGGCCTTTCAGGCTGCTGCCGCCGAATTGAAGTCGGAGTTTACTGTGCCTGAGAAAGTTCAGACAATTATTCTGACCCGTGGTGAAGGACGTACGCCGGTTCCTGAAAAAGAACAGTTGCATAAACTGGCAGCAAGTCAAAGTACGATGTGCATCTATTTAAGCGCCTCAATCGCAGATAAAGTCGAACAGGAGTTGTTACAGCATTATGCTCCAGAAACACCTGTTGCCGTATGCTATAAATTAACCTGGAAAGAACAGCGGATTTTCCGGGGTGAATTAAAGAACTTAGCACAGGTAGTGCGTGAAAATCATCTGACACTGACTACTTTACTTGTAGTAGGAGAGGCTATCGGGCATCGTGAAGGGCTGTCTCGTTTATATGCAGATGAATTTAAGCATTTATTCAGAAAATAAAAGTTGTATGATACTTGTTTTGGGCGGAACAACAGAAGGGCGAATTGTGGCCCGCATCCTGGAAGAGGCGGGCAAGCCATTTCTGTACTCCACGAAAGGTGGAGGGCAGGAAATGGAGCTGGTTCATGGGAAGCGTATTTGTGGGGCAATGGACGAGAAGGTTATGACTGAATGTTGTTCCAATGAACATATCGGACTGATTATTGATGCTGCCCATCCTTTTGCTGTTCAGTTGCATCAGACTGTTGCCGGTGTTGCTGCCCAGCTCGGATTACCGGTTATCCGTTATGAACGGAAATATCCACCCCGGAATCCGGATTTTATCTGGTGTGATGATTATGTGGATGCCATGCAAAAGATGAGGCAGCATAAAGTATCCCGTTTATTGGCCTGGACAGGCGTGAATACGATTAGGCCATTAAAAGCGTTTTGGTCTGAACATGAGTCTTTCTTCCGGATTTTGGATCGGGAAGATTCCCGTCGGATTGCCATGGAGCAGGGTTTTCCGACAGATCATCTGCTTTTTTACCAGGAAGAATCAGATGAGGATATGATCCGGCAGATAGCTCCTGATGCAATTTTAACGAAAGAAAGTGGTACATCAGGTTTCTTTGAAGAAAAAACGCATGCGGCGGTTAAATATGGAATCCCGGTCTATGTGATTAAGCGTCCACAGCTTTCTCCTTTTTTCCTTTCTGTGGATGGTGAATTTGGTTTGCGCCGCGAGATTTATCGGCTGTTACCAGGTTTTTTTGATTTGCATTGCGGACTGACAACGGGTTCGTGCGCGACTGCTGCTGCGAAAGCTGCTTTGTATGGGATTTTATATAAGAAAGAGCTTTCTGATATGGAAATCCAGTTGCCTTCCGGCGAATCTGTCACTTTGCCTATTGCTTCTGTCGAAGAGGACAGTTCCGGCGTCACTTGTTCTGTGATTAAAGAATCTGGAGATGATCCGGATGTAACGAACGGGTGCGTGATAAGAGTACATGTTCAGGTGATTGAAGGTGACGGTGATAATGAGCCGGAGGTCTGTTTGAAGGCTGGTCCCGGTGTTGGGACCGTCACTTTGCCTGGTTTAGGACTTGAAGTGGGCGGACCTGCTATTAATCAGACACCAAGACGGATGATTGAGAGTGAACTGCGTCGTTTGGTAGCTTCTTCCGGAAGAAAGATTTCTTCAATGATTGTTACGGTATCGGTGGATCATGGGGAAGAATTAGCGAAAAGAACTTTTAATCCGAAATTGGGAATTGTTGGAGGCATTTCTATTATTGGTACTTCTGGTATAGTACGGCCTTTCTCATCTGAGGCTTTTGTTGCTTCTATCCGGAAGGAAATACAAGTAGCCAAAGCAATAGGGAGCCCGCAGCTGGTTATCAACTCCGGGGCAAAAAGTGAGCGGTTTTTGAAGAGCTATCTGGCTTCTCTGAATCTGCCATTGCAAGCCTATGTTCATTATGGCAATTTTATTGGTGATACAGTCCGAATTGCAGTAGAGACAGGTTTTCGGAAAATTATTATGGGCTTGATGTTGGGGAAAGCAGTGAAGTTGGCGGAAGGAGCTTTAGACACGCATAGCAAGAAAGTGATAATGAACAGAGATTATCTTTTGCATACAGCTGAGAAGGCTCATTGTGGTACGGATATTTTATCGGCAATCCGTTCGTTGACTTTAGCCCGTGAGCTATGGCAGATCATATCGCCTGAAGCATTTCCTGATTTTTATCAGCTGATACTTCAGGATTGCTATCGGTCTTGTAAGCCTCTTTTACAATCAGCGAATCTGGATTTGTTATTGATCTCGGAGGAAGGAAAGGTTATTCCGTTAAGAACTGTCTGATAGGTTTTGCTTCGTTTAAATTAACTTCTTATATTTGTACGCAAATTTATTAAGAAGGCGAAATGGCATTAAAACGGTTTGGTGTTTCTTTGGAAGATGATTTGCTTGAATCGTTGGATCAGTATGTCTTGGAGAATGGTTTTTCAAATCGTTCACAGGCAATTCGTTTCCTGATAGAGAAGAATTTGGCCGAGAAGAAATGGTTGTGTAATCATATTGTTGCCGGTACGATCATTATCATGTATGATCAGGGGAAAAGCGAAATCGCTTCTAAGATAACTTTGATAGAACAGGATTATCAGGATGTCATTCTTTCGTCGTCGCAATATTTTATCAATAAGAATTTTTGTTTGCATATTGCTGCAGTTATGGGGGAAGCTCATAGACTAACTGATTTATCAGATTGTCTGACAGCTATTAAGGGGATTAAGCATGGCAAACTGGTGATGAGTAGGGCTGATTAAGCCTTATTTTTTTGGAGAATTAGTAACACGTTTTTATTTAAAGGTAACACTGCGTGTATTTTTATTAATAGATAAATGAAAAGGAATGTATTAATTGTAGCTTGCCTGCTGGCTTCAGTCAGGATGATGGCAGAAACACCCATGGAAGTAGACAGCCTGATTCATTTGAATAGTCTGGTTGTATCAGCCAATAAAATAGAAGTAAACCGGAACAGTGTTCCGCTGACTATCTCTGTGATAGATCGGAATCAGATAGAAAACAGCAGTGAATCAGCTTTATTGCCAGTCTTGTCGGAGCAGGTTCCTGGACTTTTTGTGACAGAGAAAGGCGTTACCGGATTTGGTGTGTCTACGAATGCTGCGGGAACGATTAACATCCGAGGAGTCGGGGGTGGCAATAAAGTCTTGGTTTTATTTGATGGCCAGCCTCAGTGGGCAGGACTTTTTGGCCATGCCTTACCTGATACGTATGTGGCATCTGATGTAGAGAAAGTAGAAGTGATTCGTGGACCGGGTTCATTATTGTATGGCTCGAATGCGATGGGAGGTGTCATCAATATCATTACGCGAAGACATCATGAACAGGGCAGACGTACGCAGGCACGGATCATGTATGGTTCGTACAATACGCAGAAGTATATGGTGAATAATGGATATAATGTGGGTAATTTCAGCTCTTTTATCTCCATTAATCACGATCGGACAGACGGTCATCGGCCTAATTCTGAATTCCGGATTACAAATGGCTTTGCTAATTTAGGCTATCGTTTTAATGATGTTTATCAATTGCGTGGTGATGTGAGTCTGGCGAAGTATAAGTTCCAGAATCCGGGAGAAACATTCAATCCTATTTATGATAACAAGATGAATGTCTGGCGTGGTACATCATCTTTGGCACTCGAGAATCAGTATGAGAAGGTGAGTGGAGCAATCCGCCTGTTCTACAACTGGGGAAATCATGAAATAAATGACGGATATTATACGGGTGAAACTCCCAAGGACTATCTTTTCCGGTCAACTGATAGAAATCTGGGTGTATTGTTTTATGAGTCTTTTCGCTTGTTTCCCGGGAATAATTTTACAGTCGGAATCGATTATAAAAACTGGGGAGGCCATGCCTGGAACCAGATGAATGATGGTTCCGATCAGGAGATTATTGATAAATCGGTCAATGAAGTAGCCGGTTATGTCATTATGCAGCAGGATTTTCTTGACAAGCTTGGTGTTAATGCCGGTGTGCGTTATGAACATAATAGCTCGTTTGGAGGTGCTTGGGTGCCTCAGGCCGGTTTGACGTTCCGTCCCTTTGAAGGAAATGTATGGAAGGCTTCTCTTTCCAAGGGATTCCGCAGTCCGAATATCCGTGAATTGTATATGTACAAGCCCAAGAATCCTGATTTGAAGCCGGAGAACATGATGAATTACGAGATTTCGGTTGGTCAGTCATTTCTTGAGGGACGCTTGTCTGCCGAGGTAACAGCCTTCTACATTGATGGAAAGGATATGATCCGTACAGCGATGATTAATGGTAATCCATTAAATGTCAATACAGGAGAGTTTACGAATAAAGGTGTTGAAGCGGAGGTCAAATATCAGATCCTGCAGAATCTTTCATTTACGACGAACTATAGTTTTCTCGACCAGAGTGATCCGATAGCAGGTGCACCCAAGCATAAGTTTTATGCGGGAGCGACATATTTGCCGGGCAGGTTCTCCTTCTATTTGGCTGTCCAGTCCATATTTGACCTTTATACCGATGAGGCATGTACAAAATTGGAAGACTACACAGTCTTGAATGCCCGTGCAGCCTATCATTTTGGTAAGAGTAAGGACAAAGGATTGAATCTTTTCGTGAAAGGTGAAAACCTGACGGCTACACGCTATTCCATTAATGACGGCTTCCCGATGCCGAAGGCTACTTTCATGGGTGGAGTAGAGGTGACATTCTAATTTAATGATGACTCTTGGTAGAAAAATCTTGGATCAGTTTTTCTACCAAGGGTACATAATAATATCTTACTTCTTCGGCAGTTGGTGTGTGTGCCCCAGGAAACGAATAAGCATGTGTATAATAAGTTAAGAACAGAGGCTTGTAATGAGCTAACTGATCATTTTCTCCGAATAATCCCCAGATCCGTTCACGATCGGATTCTTTATAATAATCCCACTGATGAAGTTGAACCTCTTCAAATTCATGGATCAGTTCCTGGTCAATGATGAACTGTTGTTTCCCGTCTCTTCTGGGCGACTTGTATTCGTGCGGGCCAATACGCTCTTTCAGAAATTTAGTCATTTCGAAATAGGGATTTCCCAACAGGGCCGGTATGCCACTTCTGGCTGCTTCGATTTGAGCTAAAAATGAGCCGTTGCTGTTGCCTACCAGCGCATCTGGTTTTTCTTGTTCACACAGCTGGTGAATAAACCTGAGGGCTTCGTGCGGATGTAAAGGCAGATCAGGAGTCAGCACCTGAATCTTTCCCTTTAGATATTGCACGAAAGCCTGGGCCGGGATGCAGCTGCCTGAAGCAAAGAAACCGTGTAGAAAGATTATTTTCCGTGTTTCCATCTTAACAACCACTTCCGTCGATGTTACAGGCGGCTCCTTCATTCACAGGGCGGGATTGCAATCCGGCCTCTTCAGGAATGAGCGTCACCGTACCGTCTTCCAGTACAAAACAGGGAATTCCTGCTGCTCCCATTTCTTTTGCCTTGGTGAAGACAGGGTTATGGTCTCTCAGCCTCAGAAATTCTTTGAGGTATTTGACGTGCTTGCCTATATCGATTACCTGATATTTATCGTTCCCTTTTATTTGCCCTTCAACGTAATAGCAGTCGGGGCAGGTGCTCATGCTGTATATTTTGATCATAATCTTTTAAGCTTTTAACTTGAATTGTGAAAATGTGAGAAATACAAAAGATATCTCTGTACACAAAGTTATCTAAAAAATCAAATCGGAAAAGTCTGTTGGCGAATTTCTGTCGGTTTATTTTATATTTATAACGTATATCTCCAATCTTTGCATGTCTTTCATTTAATCTGTACCTTTGCCAGGTAAAGTGAAGTTCTCCAAATATTACCGATGATGCAACTTACCTATATTTTCCACAGCGGCTTTGCGCTTGAGACTGACAGCTGCATGCTTGTATTTGACTATTGGAAGGATCCGGCAGATGTCATGTCGCGTCTGTTGCTGTCACCCAAGCCGATGTATGCCTTCTCCAGTCATTTTCATGAGGATCATTTCAACCGGGAGATTTTTGGATGGAAGGGGAAAAAGGATCATATTCGCTATATCCTTTCGAAAGACATCCTGAAACACCGTCGGGCTCAGAAGGATGAAGCTGATGCTTGGTTAGGTAAAGGTGCTACGTGGGAAGATGAACTTATTCGTGTGGCTGCTACGGGGAGCACCGACAGCGGTGTGTCGTGGGTGATTGAGACCGGCGGCAAACGTATCTTCCATGCCGGCGACCTGAACAACTGGTACGCCCGCTTTCTGACTGACGACTACCACGGAGGCTTGGTTTACAATCCTGATTCCGGCATGGACATCGATCCTCTGAAGGAAGAGAAACGCTATTTGGGCGAGCTGAAAGACATCCGCAAGCTCTCCGACCGCTTCGACGTCGTGATGTTTCCCGTAGATGGACGCATCGGCAACGGTTACACTCGTGGAGCCCGTCAGTTCCTCGATGTGTTTCAGGTCGGTCTGTTCGTGCCCATGCATTTCGTGGCAAGTGGGTTCGAATCGGCCTGGCGGATGAAAGAGTTCACCGACGCCAAGTCCGTCCCGTTCTGGAGTATCCGGCAGGAAGGGGAAACTATTTGCCCGGATTGACACAGAACTAATTAATGTCTTGTTTCGATGAATTATCTAAATAAAAATCATATGAATAGAATTTGTTTCAACAAAAAGGAAAATATCCGTTTCGGCTATGTGATAGCTTTTTTGCTCTGTCTTCTGATTTCAGGATGTAGCAAAAGTGAGTTGGAGGAGTATATTCCCCAGGCGCCCGATTATTCTGATTCGACTTTCTAGTATGCAGAAGAGAATGATAAGACGGGAAAAAATGCCGACGTGTTTTATATCGTTTCTACGTGGGAAACCGATTGGAAGACTGATAGTGGCGTGACAGTCCATTATGCGGATGTCTACAATAAGAAACATCGGGATGATATGACGAAGGAGATTTCGGGTATAGCGGCTTATATGGGTAAGGATAATAACTTTTACTCTCCCTTTTACCGGCATATTACAATTGAAGGATGGGCAACCCGCGATGAGAATATCATCAACAGCCGTTTCGAAATTGCCTTTGAAGATGTCCGTAACGCTTTCGAAACATTCTTGAAGAATCGCCCGAAGAATCGTCCGTTTGTACTGGCCGGATTCAGTCAGGGTGGCAAGGTTGTTGTGGAGCTGCTGAAGATAATGCCTGAGGATGTTTACCGACAGCTGGTGGCTGCCTATGTGTTGGGCTATAAGGTTACACCTGCCGATACACTGGCTTCAGCCAATATTAAGGCAGCTCTGGGTCCCGATGATATTGGTGTGACGATATGTTATAATTCTGTCAGCGATGTGAAGTACATTCAGCCCGTGGTGGCTGCTCCATGTGCTTTCTGTATCAATCCTGTCAATTGGCGTACAGATGATGTACCGGCTACCTTGCATGATACGATTACGGTGAGTGTGGCGCAAAAGGAAAAAGTGCTGATAGTGAAAGGTTACAGTGGCAGTGAATATGCTCCCATCATGGGCTTCCTCAATGTGGGCGATTTCCATAGCTGTGAGCCGTGGTTGTATAAGGAGTGTCTGGAAAAGAATATTAAGAATCGTATCGAGATTTTCAGAAAAAACCGGTTGTGAAAAGAGCTGCCTACCTTTTCATCAAAAGACGCCGGCTTTTACCTAAAAGACGCCGGGAAATGATCAAAAGACGCCGGCTATTTTTCATTTTGCTTTACCCAATAAATAGGAATTCAGCGACTGTCTGGCGGAAAAAAAGCGAAAATCTTGAATTCTGAATATTTGTTAATTGTAGACATGATACTGGGTTCAACTACCCCAAAAGAGCATTTGAACGACGATTCTGTCGACAAAAATCCAAAAATTGCATGCAATTTTGAACAAAGTAAAGTAGATAAAAGTAAAGTAAAGGAAAGTAGAGAAAAAGAAAGTATAAATTTAAACAACAACGATTACAACAACGCGCGTGCGCGCGAGAACAATCAATCGTTAAAAAGCTGAATGGGATTAATGAAAAATGGAATTGCTGAATGATGAAGACTGGTGCGCACATTGCTTTGTGTTTTGAACTGAAAAAAAGTTTGCCCCAATCCGAATCTTATGAGGAATCAAGAAGAAAGCTATATGTATGCGAGTGAAACTAAGAAATAATGGCCCCAGGATAGAGATATTGCCATAAAACATCAACGACAGGAAGACTTGGTTTCAAATGAATGCTTACCTTTGAGTACTTAAGTCGGTTGTATAAAGATATCTATGGAATCTTCTTGTTTTGCCTTTATCCTTTGGGCTAAGACTATTTGAGAGAATGTATGGATATTATACAGAATAAAAACAAATTATGAAAAATGAATTAGTCCAATCAATTCGAGAAATTTTCCTTGAAGATGAAAATACGTTCATCATACCAGCATATCAGCGTGGATATAAATGGACAAAAGAGCATGTTAGCCATTTACTTGAAAGTATTGCAAGCAAAATACCGGTATGTCATGATTCTGACCAATACTTTTGTCTACAGAATATAACACTTTGTAATTCAGATAAGGGATTACGAGTGATCGATGGTCAACAACGTTTGATAACCCTTACTCTGATTTTATCTTTACTGGACGTCAATATCAAGAGCCATATCATATTTCCAACTAGAGACAGAACGGAGAGTTTTATCAAAGCCATCATCATAAATCACACGATCGGCAATGCAGACAGTTTGGATGAAGAATATATTTCAGAGGCAGTTACTGCTATTCGAGAGTGGCTTGAATCCAATAGTTTACCTTTAGATTTGTTTTTGGATAAAGTTAAATTAATTGTAAATGTCATAGAAAGCGATGCTACAACAGAAGAACAGACTTTTGCAAATCTAAATGGTGTAAAATCTGAACTTGATGGTTCGGATCTCCTTCGTGCTATATTTATTACCCGATGCGAAACAGAAATGGAAACTGAGCACGATTTAGGCGAAGAGTTTGATGAAATGAACAAATGGTGTAGAGATGAGGAAAATTATAAATTCCTAAAACGACTGGTTAAAATTAATACGATTACTGAAACAAAAGTAGACAATCTCGGTTCCTATCATGCCAAAATTGTTTTTAATGAAGAGCGTTATCCTATTGATTTAATTTATAAACTGTTCTTTGTTATTAATCATACCGGAGAAGAAGAATACAATTATGTGTTTTTTGAACGACTTCTTTCCACCCACAATATTTGCCGGGAAAAACTTACAGATTTGCGGCATTTGTATTCAGCATTGAAAGAATGGAAAGATAATAGAGATATATACCATTTCCTAGGCTTTTTAATATCCAATACTCAAGAATGTGATTTCTCGCAGATATATAATTTGTGGATATCCGAAAATGATAAGTTTTTGGCAAATATAAAGTCTATGATTCGCAAAAGTTTACTGGCTGAATTTCGAGACGGCAGTTACAGCTTTTCCGATTTAGGCAACGAGTGCCATCAATGGTATCTCAGTAACTTTGAAGACGATGGTAGAATGAAACTACTCATTAAAATTCTTATCCTTCAGGACGTACTGCTTTGCACCCGCTATCCTGAAGTTGGATATTTACCAGTAGACTATTTTACAAGGGAAAATGATGATGTAGAACACATCGCATGCCAAACTCCCAATGCGAAAGATACTCACGACGGGGAGCGAAGGCAGTTATACATTGCCGCCATGAAAGACTTGGCTGAGAATATTGATGATACCCAATTGTTCCAAGATATCCGTACCCTAGAAGATGATGCAACGACAGCAGAAGCTGCGATGGCTATTATCAACCGATATGGATTGAATTGTGCTGGTAATCTTGTTTTGTTAGAAAAAGGATTAAACCGCGGCTATGGCAATTCGGCCTATGAAATAAAACGGGAACAAGTTGTTGAGTCTTATTTTCAAAATGGTAAAAACCGTAAAAGATATATTCGTCCATACACCTTGAAGGTATTTCTAAGCTCCACAAATAAAGGAGGATTGGAACGATGGACATTTGAAGATATTCGTAATAATACTCATCGCCTATACAATGAAACTAAGAAATGGATTGAAGAGCTATGAATAAAGAATACAGCATAAAGAGCCTCCTGGATGAACATATCATCATCGTACCTGAAATGCAGAGAGATTATGTATGGAGCAAAACCTCTGACAACGTGTACAGGCTATTGGAAATTATAAACAGAGCGAATGGTAATAAAGTTAATATCGGATTTATCTATGCCTGTCAGCATGATGGCTTATTTTGTCTTATAGATGGGCAGCAGCGGATGACTACATTAGTGTTATTGGCATTTTATCTTTCTCTAAGGGAAAATCGAAAGAACTGGATGGCATTTCAACAATTGATTGCACCAGATAAAACACTGCGCTTCACATATCGTGTTCGTAAAACTGCGGAAGATTTCATGGAATATCTTTTTTTGTCAGAAAAATGTCTTTCCTTTAACGATATCAGAGTATTATCGGCTCAAAAATGGGACAATGATACGACAGTCGAAAACATGATAGAAGCACTCAACATTATCGACCGTTATGTTCAGATGTGTATTTTCAGCGGGAACATGGATACACTAAATTTTGATAATGTTATTCAAAATGTCATGTTCTACTATACTGACATTGAACAGACAGTTCAAGGCCGCGATATTTATATTACGATGAATAGCTGCGGACAACCATTGGCTAAACATGAACGCCTTAAACCTTATATAATAACAGGCGAAGATAGCATATCGAAAAGTATTATTTGGAACACCTGGGAAGATTGGCTTTATCGCTTGGCAAAGAATTTAAAAAGAGATAAGAGTACAGTTGATATTGCAATGAGCAATTTTTTGCGTATTGTATATGAACTAAAAACGGCCAAACCAATCACCGACTATTGGGAAACTGTTGCTGAATCGGTGTTGTCTTTCAAGGAGGTAAAACTATATTTTGAGTCATTGATAAAGCTTTATGAATTCTATCCTGATATTGTGATGGAGATATTCAACCTCTCTAAGACAAAAGACAAAAAACTGTTTTTTCGAGGTCCTAAAGCATTGCTTCAGGTGACTTACCTGAATCCGAGTGATTTATCAAAAGAATTGCAAAGGATGAATCATCTTGTGCAAATGTGTCTCAGAGGGCAAACGATGAAAGATGAAGACTTGCTTCTCTTTTTACGCAGATACAAAGATTCACATCTTGATCTGTACGCTTTTGTAGATACTTCGGCTGAGGATAGCATAGTTACCTCTTGTTTACACCAACATGAGATTCGAAAAATTCAGTTTATAAAACATGGAACAGAAAAGACTGAAGAACTTTTTCTAAAAGCTGAAAGCTTGGATTTATATTCTACCAAAGACTATTACTGCCTTTTGAATGCTTTATGGAATGAGAAATTCTCAGACGACTCATTAGAATGGTCTGAACAGAATGATGTTGAATTTAATAGACGAATAGACACATTTGAGTTCTTATTCAGAAATAAGTGGATGGAATTAAGTCGTAAGCATGAAAATGGCGTAATTGACAATGCTTTCTTAGCCCGTTATCTTCTCTCTTTGGAAAAATATGACTATTATATTCAAGACAGGGAATATCGTTTTATGGGACGTAATGACTCTTGGAGTGAAATGCTGGCAAATAAGACCTCTTGTCAGAGAATTTCTTGCATGATTGGGAAGCTATACCCTGTTGCTTTTGATCGTATGTACGCTGTCATGGAAAAACAAATAAATACAACATGGCAAACATATCCAGGCTCACATGACTCCCGATATTACATACTTAAATATCCTGATTCATTGAGAGCAAAATCCAATGGATGGAACAAGCTGTGGATAGAATATATCTGGGACAATCGAACTACATGGAAATCATATAATATTGCCATATATTCTGCGCCCAAAAACTGGAACGAGGATAATGGTACATGGATGTTTGAAAGTCTACTTGCTCATGCCTCTAAACATAGTACCAATGAATGGTCTCCAATACTTGCAAATAGGATATGTCTGAAAAATGGAAGGGATAGACATGGATGGAGAATTAATTATGAAAAGAACTTAACCAGAGAGAGAATCACAGAATATCTGCAAAAACTTGTAGACAGGTATCAGCTAATTTTATCAATTTCGCCTGCAAAAGAAGAAGACAACTTTGTTTTTGTTGATATTGTCGACAATTATGATCTGATAGACGGAGGAGCTCTCCTTCTGGAGTATTTAAATGCCTTACCTTCAGATTAGTTGTTTTGATAATTCTCTTAGTGAGAAAATTCAAATAGGGC is part of the Parabacteroides sp. AD58 genome and harbors:
- the cobM gene encoding precorrin-4 C(11)-methyltransferase, whose amino-acid sequence is MMIKRITIIVVSEKGRDLAEKISFHYEDVTISRLPDLKKAFYDSDAIVFIGALGICVRSIAPLIQDKHTDPAIVCIDSTGKQVISVLSGHVGGANELTVALARLLSAEPVITTQSDNTGLWALDILPERYGWSPVLLHKGESSPVAAEHVNRLMNHAISLFVNQKPTALLLECSAEGCDFLTETKPSHVDLYTDAASIPADKYELIIAVTPWMHTYPALCLQYIPKVLHVGMGCKREMEADVQLLKNQIFTSLQEHHLSAQAICSLDSVDIKENEKALVLLADSLHIPFNTYSTAELSGINVPNPSAIVESNIGIPSVSEASAIKAAGGGTLILPKQIYHDGDIQFTWAVALDNGTARREGHIEIVGAGPGDPELVSVRGKHFLQQADLILYAGSLVPKELTYYAKPGAVVRSSADMNLEEQFALMKSFYEKGKLVVRLHTGDPCLYGAIQEQMNYFDQYGMDYHITPGISAFQAAAAELKSEFTVPEKVQTIILTRGEGRTPVPEKEQLHKLAASQSTMCIYLSASIADKVEQELLQHYAPETPVAVCYKLTWKEQRIFRGELKNLAQVVRENHLTLTTLLVVGEAIGHREGLSRLYADEFKHLFRK
- the cbiD gene encoding cobalt-precorrin-5B (C(1))-methyltransferase CbiD, which produces MILVLGGTTEGRIVARILEEAGKPFLYSTKGGGQEMELVHGKRICGAMDEKVMTECCSNEHIGLIIDAAHPFAVQLHQTVAGVAAQLGLPVIRYERKYPPRNPDFIWCDDYVDAMQKMRQHKVSRLLAWTGVNTIRPLKAFWSEHESFFRILDREDSRRIAMEQGFPTDHLLFYQEESDEDMIRQIAPDAILTKESGTSGFFEEKTHAAVKYGIPVYVIKRPQLSPFFLSVDGEFGLRREIYRLLPGFFDLHCGLTTGSCATAAAKAALYGILYKKELSDMEIQLPSGESVTLPIASVEEDSSGVTCSVIKESGDDPDVTNGCVIRVHVQVIEGDGDNEPEVCLKAGPGVGTVTLPGLGLEVGGPAINQTPRRMIESELRRLVASSGRKISSMIVTVSVDHGEELAKRTFNPKLGIVGGISIIGTSGIVRPFSSEAFVASIRKEIQVAKAIGSPQLVINSGAKSERFLKSYLASLNLPLQAYVHYGNFIGDTVRIAVETGFRKIIMGLMLGKAVKLAEGALDTHSKKVIMNRDYLLHTAEKAHCGTDILSAIRSLTLARELWQIISPEAFPDFYQLILQDCYRSCKPLLQSANLDLLLISEEGKVIPLRTV
- the nikR gene encoding nickel-responsive transcriptional regulator NikR yields the protein MALKRFGVSLEDDLLESLDQYVLENGFSNRSQAIRFLIEKNLAEKKWLCNHIVAGTIIIMYDQGKSEIASKITLIEQDYQDVILSSSQYFINKNFCLHIAAVMGEAHRLTDLSDCLTAIKGIKHGKLVMSRAD
- a CDS encoding TonB-dependent receptor plug domain-containing protein, with the protein product MKRNVLIVACLLASVRMMAETPMEVDSLIHLNSLVVSANKIEVNRNSVPLTISVIDRNQIENSSESALLPVLSEQVPGLFVTEKGVTGFGVSTNAAGTINIRGVGGGNKVLVLFDGQPQWAGLFGHALPDTYVASDVEKVEVIRGPGSLLYGSNAMGGVINIITRRHHEQGRRTQARIMYGSYNTQKYMVNNGYNVGNFSSFISINHDRTDGHRPNSEFRITNGFANLGYRFNDVYQLRGDVSLAKYKFQNPGETFNPIYDNKMNVWRGTSSLALENQYEKVSGAIRLFYNWGNHEINDGYYTGETPKDYLFRSTDRNLGVLFYESFRLFPGNNFTVGIDYKNWGGHAWNQMNDGSDQEIIDKSVNEVAGYVIMQQDFLDKLGVNAGVRYEHNSSFGGAWVPQAGLTFRPFEGNVWKASLSKGFRSPNIRELYMYKPKNPDLKPENMMNYEISVGQSFLEGRLSAEVTAFYIDGKDMIRTAMINGNPLNVNTGEFTNKGVEAEVKYQILQNLSFTTNYSFLDQSDPIAGAPKHKFYAGATYLPGRFSFYLAVQSIFDLYTDEACTKLEDYTVLNARAAYHFGKSKDKGLNLFVKGENLTATRYSINDGFPMPKATFMGGVEVTF
- a CDS encoding YqiA/YcfP family alpha/beta fold hydrolase, with translation METRKIIFLHGFFASGSCIPAQAFVQYLKGKIQVLTPDLPLHPHEALRFIHQLCEQEKPDALVGNSNGSFLAQIEAARSGIPALLGNPYFEMTKFLKERIGPHEYKSPRRDGKQQFIIDQELIHEFEEVQLHQWDYYKESDRERIWGLFGENDQLAHYKPLFLTYYTHAYSFPGAHTPTAEEVRYYYVPLVEKLIQDFSTKSHH
- a CDS encoding glutaredoxin-related protein, yielding MIKIYSMSTCPDCYYVEGQIKGNDKYQVIDIGKHVKYLKEFLRLRDHNPVFTKAKEMGAAGIPCFVLEDGTVTLIPEEAGLQSRPVNEGAACNIDGSGC